In Trichoplusia ni isolate ovarian cell line Hi5 chromosome 7, tn1, whole genome shotgun sequence, a single genomic region encodes these proteins:
- the LOC113496121 gene encoding glutamine synthetase 2 cytoplasmic-like isoform X2 produces MADNSHSKIEDNPKILSGPVLTNSPNAVLSKTLLGRYYDLPLPEDRILATYIWIDGTGEHLRCKDRTLNFIPKAPKDLPIWNFDGSSTGQSDGHNSDTFLYPRALYKDPFRRGNHILVMCDTYKYNMEPTETNHRLKCQDAYDKCKEDEPWFGIEQEYILLDSDLRPFGWPPGGFPPPQGPYYCGVGANKVFARDLVEAHYRCCLFAGIPICGTNAEVMPSQWEFQVGPSVGVNAADDLWVARYLLHRLAEEYGVIVSFDPKPVQDWNGSGAHTNFSTKKMREENGIIEIEKAIDKLSKVHMKHIRVYDPRGGKDNERRLTGLHETASINDFSAGVANRGSSIRIPRSVAVDKKGYLEDRRPASNCDPYAVVDALMRTCILNE; encoded by the exons ATGGCGGATAATTCACATTCTAAAATTGAAG ATAACCCGAAGATATTATCGGGCCCGGTGCTAACCAACTCTCCCAATGCGGTTCTGTCGAAGACCCTACTGGGAAGGTACTACGACCTCCCGCTTCCCGAGGACAGGATCCTGGCGACGTACATCTGGATCGATGGAACTGGCGAGCATCTGCGGTGCAAAGACCGCACGCTGAACTTTATCCCTAAAGCCCCGAAAG ATCTACCGATTTGGAACTTCGATGGCAGCTCTACTGGACAGTCAGATGGACATAATTCTGATACCTTCTTGTACCCTCGTGCCTTGTACAAAGACCCCTTCAGGCGTGGAAACCACATCCTCGTCATGTGTGATACATATAAGTACAACATGGAGCCAACGG aaaCCAACCACCGTCTCAAATGCCAGGACGCTTACGACAAGTGTAAGGAGGATGAGCCTTGGTTCGGTATTGAACAGGAGTACATCTTGCTGGACTCTGACTTGCGACCCTTCGGATGGCCCCCAGGCGGCTTCCCCCCACCACAGGGCCCCTACTACTGCGGTGTTGGCGCAAACAAGGTGTTTGCCAGGGACCTGGTTGAGGCTCACTACAG ATGTTGTCTTTTTGCTGGCATTCCCATTTGCGGAACTAATGCTGAGGTCATGCCTTCCCAATGGGAGTTCCAAGTGGGTCCCTCTGTGGGCGTCAACGCTGCCGACGATCTCTGGGTAGCTCGCTACCTGCTGCACAGACTCGCTGAAGAGTACGGTGTCATTGTCAGCTTCGACCCTAAGCCAGTGCAAGACTGGAACGGATCCGGAGCTCACACCAACTTCTCTACCAAGAAGATGCGTGAAGAAAATGGTATTAT TGAAATCGAGAAGGCCATCGACAAGCTGTCTAAAGTGCACATGAAGCACATCAGAGTCTACGATCCTCGCGGAGGAAAAGACAATGAGAGGCGGTTGACTGGTCTTCATGAAACAGCCAGTATTAACGACTTCAGCGCCG GTGTCGCTAACCGCGGCAGCAGCATCAGGATACCGC
- the LOC113496121 gene encoding glutamine synthetase 2 cytoplasmic-like isoform X1: MSKNVNLVVRETKVIDHRKPDNPKILSGPVLTNSPNAVLSKTLLGRYYDLPLPEDRILATYIWIDGTGEHLRCKDRTLNFIPKAPKDLPIWNFDGSSTGQSDGHNSDTFLYPRALYKDPFRRGNHILVMCDTYKYNMEPTETNHRLKCQDAYDKCKEDEPWFGIEQEYILLDSDLRPFGWPPGGFPPPQGPYYCGVGANKVFARDLVEAHYRCCLFAGIPICGTNAEVMPSQWEFQVGPSVGVNAADDLWVARYLLHRLAEEYGVIVSFDPKPVQDWNGSGAHTNFSTKKMREENGIIEIEKAIDKLSKVHMKHIRVYDPRGGKDNERRLTGLHETASINDFSAGVANRGSSIRIPRSVAVDKKGYLEDRRPASNCDPYAVVDALMRTCILNE, translated from the exons atgtcaaaaaatgtgAACTTGGTGGTTCGTGAAACAAAAGTGATAGATCACAGAAAACCCG ATAACCCGAAGATATTATCGGGCCCGGTGCTAACCAACTCTCCCAATGCGGTTCTGTCGAAGACCCTACTGGGAAGGTACTACGACCTCCCGCTTCCCGAGGACAGGATCCTGGCGACGTACATCTGGATCGATGGAACTGGCGAGCATCTGCGGTGCAAAGACCGCACGCTGAACTTTATCCCTAAAGCCCCGAAAG ATCTACCGATTTGGAACTTCGATGGCAGCTCTACTGGACAGTCAGATGGACATAATTCTGATACCTTCTTGTACCCTCGTGCCTTGTACAAAGACCCCTTCAGGCGTGGAAACCACATCCTCGTCATGTGTGATACATATAAGTACAACATGGAGCCAACGG aaaCCAACCACCGTCTCAAATGCCAGGACGCTTACGACAAGTGTAAGGAGGATGAGCCTTGGTTCGGTATTGAACAGGAGTACATCTTGCTGGACTCTGACTTGCGACCCTTCGGATGGCCCCCAGGCGGCTTCCCCCCACCACAGGGCCCCTACTACTGCGGTGTTGGCGCAAACAAGGTGTTTGCCAGGGACCTGGTTGAGGCTCACTACAG ATGTTGTCTTTTTGCTGGCATTCCCATTTGCGGAACTAATGCTGAGGTCATGCCTTCCCAATGGGAGTTCCAAGTGGGTCCCTCTGTGGGCGTCAACGCTGCCGACGATCTCTGGGTAGCTCGCTACCTGCTGCACAGACTCGCTGAAGAGTACGGTGTCATTGTCAGCTTCGACCCTAAGCCAGTGCAAGACTGGAACGGATCCGGAGCTCACACCAACTTCTCTACCAAGAAGATGCGTGAAGAAAATGGTATTAT TGAAATCGAGAAGGCCATCGACAAGCTGTCTAAAGTGCACATGAAGCACATCAGAGTCTACGATCCTCGCGGAGGAAAAGACAATGAGAGGCGGTTGACTGGTCTTCATGAAACAGCCAGTATTAACGACTTCAGCGCCG GTGTCGCTAACCGCGGCAGCAGCATCAGGATACCGC